The Triticum aestivum cultivar Chinese Spring chromosome 7B, IWGSC CS RefSeq v2.1, whole genome shotgun sequence genome window below encodes:
- the LOC123157470 gene encoding metal transporter Nramp3 isoform X2, with the protein MSGPRQGSSQPQFMTSVGQNNNLSNGPGTPLIDSIDVDQIVIPEKNSWKNLFSYIGPGFLVSIAYIDPGNFETDLQAGAQYKYELLWIILIASCAALVIQSLAASLGVVTGKHLAEHCRAEYPKVTNFILWILAELAVVACDIPEVIGTAFALNMLFKIPIWCGVLITGLSTLMLLFLQQYGVRKLEFLIAFLVFLIATCFLVELGYSKPNSSEVVRGLFVPEIKGDGATGLAISLLGAMVMPHNLFLHSALVLSRKVPRSVHGIKEACRFYMIESAFALTVAFLINISIISVSGAVCSADNLNPEDRMNCNDLDLNKASFLLKNVLGNWSSKVFSIALLASGQSSTITGTYAGQYVMQGFLDLRMTPWLRNLLTRSLAIVPSLIVSLIGGSSAAGKLIIIASMILSFELPFALVPLLKFTSSKTKMGPHTNSRFISVLTWAIGSFIMVINIYFLITSFVRLLLHSGLSTVSQVFSGIFGFLGMLIYIAAILYLVFRKNRKCTLPLLECDAKLGDAGHTEGEGSLGHLPREDISSMQLPHQRPASDLD; encoded by the exons ATGAGTGGCCCGAGGCAAGGCTCGTCGCAGCCGCAGTTTATGACTAGCGTCGGGCAGAACAATAACCTCTCGAATGGACCGGGGACTCCTCTCATTGACAGCATAGATGTTGATCAGATTGTTATCCCTGAG AAAAATAGCTGGAAGAACTTATTTTCATACATAGGGCCCGGTTTTCTCGTCTCTATCGCTTATATTGATCCTGGCAATT TTGAGACGGACCTACAGGCTGGAGCACAATACAAATATGAG CTTCTTTGGATCATACTTATCGCGTCATGTGCTGCACTTGTCATTCAATCACTTGCAGCCAGCCTTGGGGTTGTGACTG GGAAGCATCTTGCTGAGCACTGCAGGGCTGAATATCCCAAGGTCACAAATTTCATCTTATGGATTCTTGCAGAACTGGCTGTAGTTGCGTGCGACATTCCTGAAG TAATTGGAACCGCTTTCGCTTTGAACATGCTCTTCAAAATTCCGATATGGTGTGGTGTTCTCATAACTGGGCTCAGCACTCTGATGCTCCTGTTCCTGCAACAATATGGG GTCCGTAAACTGGAATTTCTGATAGCATTTTTGGTATTCTTGATAGCAACTTGCTTCTTAGTTGAACTTGGGTATTCTAAACCAAATTCTTCAGAAGTTGTGCGAGGCCTTTTTGTTCCTGAAATTAAAGGAGATGGAGCTACAGGTCTTGCTATCTCACTACTTGGTGCTATGGTGATGCC GCACAATCTTTTTCTCCACTCAGCATTGGTACTATCAAGAAAAGTACCACGATCAGTTCATGGGATCAAA GAGGCCTGTAGATTCTATATGATTGAAAGTGCATTTGCCCTCACAGTAGCCTTTCTGATCAACATCTCTATCATATCTGTTAGTGGTGCTGTTTGCAGTGCAGATAATTTGAACCCTGAAGACCGGATGAATTGCAATGATCTAGATCTTAACAAAGCTTCATTCTTGTTAAAG AATGTCCTCGGAAATTGGAGCTCAAAGGTGTTCTCTATTGCCTTATTGGCATCTGGCCAGAGTTCTACGATTACAGGAACTTATGCAGGACAATATGTCATGCAG GGGTTTCTGGATCTTCGGATGACACCCTGGTTACGAAACCTTCTAACTAGGTCCCTGGCAATTGTGCCTAGTCTGATTGTGTCACTAATTGGCGGTTCCTCAGCAGCTGGGAAGTTGATTATCATTGCATCA ATGATCCTGTCATTTGAACTTCCTTTTGCTCTGGTACCGCTCCTTAAATTCACCAGCAGCAAAACAAAGATGGGGCCACACACAAATTCAAGATTC ATTTCCGTGCTCACATGGGCGATCGGCTCCTTCATCATGGTCATCAACATCTACTTCCTGATAACGAGCTTCGTCAGGCTGCTTCTTCACAGCGGACTATCCACCGTCTCCCAGGTGTTCTCCGGGATATTTGGGTTCCTCGGCATGCTGATATACATCGCCGCGATCCTCTACCTCGTCTTCAGGAAGAACAGGAAGTGTACCTTGCCGTTGCTCGAGTGCGACGCGAAGCTTGGGGACGCAGGCCACACCGAGGGAGAAGGTTCTCTGGGTCATCTTCCGCGAGAGGACATCTCCAGcatgcagcttcctcatcagcgcCCTGCGTCTGATTTGGACTAG
- the LOC123157470 gene encoding metal transporter Nramp3 isoform X1 — MLRCSSASGCHWERVSMSGPRQGSSQPQFMTSVGQNNNLSNGPGTPLIDSIDVDQIVIPEKNSWKNLFSYIGPGFLVSIAYIDPGNFETDLQAGAQYKYELLWIILIASCAALVIQSLAASLGVVTGKHLAEHCRAEYPKVTNFILWILAELAVVACDIPEVIGTAFALNMLFKIPIWCGVLITGLSTLMLLFLQQYGVRKLEFLIAFLVFLIATCFLVELGYSKPNSSEVVRGLFVPEIKGDGATGLAISLLGAMVMPHNLFLHSALVLSRKVPRSVHGIKEACRFYMIESAFALTVAFLINISIISVSGAVCSADNLNPEDRMNCNDLDLNKASFLLKNVLGNWSSKVFSIALLASGQSSTITGTYAGQYVMQGFLDLRMTPWLRNLLTRSLAIVPSLIVSLIGGSSAAGKLIIIASMILSFELPFALVPLLKFTSSKTKMGPHTNSRFISVLTWAIGSFIMVINIYFLITSFVRLLLHSGLSTVSQVFSGIFGFLGMLIYIAAILYLVFRKNRKCTLPLLECDAKLGDAGHTEGEGSLGHLPREDISSMQLPHQRPASDLD; from the exons ATGCTGCGTTG CTCATCGGCTTCAGGGTGTCATTGGGAGAGAGTGAGCATGAGTGGCCCGAGGCAAGGCTCGTCGCAGCCGCAGTTTATGACTAGCGTCGGGCAGAACAATAACCTCTCGAATGGACCGGGGACTCCTCTCATTGACAGCATAGATGTTGATCAGATTGTTATCCCTGAG AAAAATAGCTGGAAGAACTTATTTTCATACATAGGGCCCGGTTTTCTCGTCTCTATCGCTTATATTGATCCTGGCAATT TTGAGACGGACCTACAGGCTGGAGCACAATACAAATATGAG CTTCTTTGGATCATACTTATCGCGTCATGTGCTGCACTTGTCATTCAATCACTTGCAGCCAGCCTTGGGGTTGTGACTG GGAAGCATCTTGCTGAGCACTGCAGGGCTGAATATCCCAAGGTCACAAATTTCATCTTATGGATTCTTGCAGAACTGGCTGTAGTTGCGTGCGACATTCCTGAAG TAATTGGAACCGCTTTCGCTTTGAACATGCTCTTCAAAATTCCGATATGGTGTGGTGTTCTCATAACTGGGCTCAGCACTCTGATGCTCCTGTTCCTGCAACAATATGGG GTCCGTAAACTGGAATTTCTGATAGCATTTTTGGTATTCTTGATAGCAACTTGCTTCTTAGTTGAACTTGGGTATTCTAAACCAAATTCTTCAGAAGTTGTGCGAGGCCTTTTTGTTCCTGAAATTAAAGGAGATGGAGCTACAGGTCTTGCTATCTCACTACTTGGTGCTATGGTGATGCC GCACAATCTTTTTCTCCACTCAGCATTGGTACTATCAAGAAAAGTACCACGATCAGTTCATGGGATCAAA GAGGCCTGTAGATTCTATATGATTGAAAGTGCATTTGCCCTCACAGTAGCCTTTCTGATCAACATCTCTATCATATCTGTTAGTGGTGCTGTTTGCAGTGCAGATAATTTGAACCCTGAAGACCGGATGAATTGCAATGATCTAGATCTTAACAAAGCTTCATTCTTGTTAAAG AATGTCCTCGGAAATTGGAGCTCAAAGGTGTTCTCTATTGCCTTATTGGCATCTGGCCAGAGTTCTACGATTACAGGAACTTATGCAGGACAATATGTCATGCAG GGGTTTCTGGATCTTCGGATGACACCCTGGTTACGAAACCTTCTAACTAGGTCCCTGGCAATTGTGCCTAGTCTGATTGTGTCACTAATTGGCGGTTCCTCAGCAGCTGGGAAGTTGATTATCATTGCATCA ATGATCCTGTCATTTGAACTTCCTTTTGCTCTGGTACCGCTCCTTAAATTCACCAGCAGCAAAACAAAGATGGGGCCACACACAAATTCAAGATTC ATTTCCGTGCTCACATGGGCGATCGGCTCCTTCATCATGGTCATCAACATCTACTTCCTGATAACGAGCTTCGTCAGGCTGCTTCTTCACAGCGGACTATCCACCGTCTCCCAGGTGTTCTCCGGGATATTTGGGTTCCTCGGCATGCTGATATACATCGCCGCGATCCTCTACCTCGTCTTCAGGAAGAACAGGAAGTGTACCTTGCCGTTGCTCGAGTGCGACGCGAAGCTTGGGGACGCAGGCCACACCGAGGGAGAAGGTTCTCTGGGTCATCTTCCGCGAGAGGACATCTCCAGcatgcagcttcctcatcagcgcCCTGCGTCTGATTTGGACTAG